Proteins encoded in a region of the Bactrocera tryoni isolate S06 chromosome 4, CSIRO_BtryS06_freeze2, whole genome shotgun sequence genome:
- the LOC120774426 gene encoding EP300-interacting inhibitor of differentiation 3 — protein MNSTADELNSTQALDRKQRLKDLIDTNREIQTRLTEQSIEETLNQLSKVVKNSDLIHGEGNVTDRAEHTSEVMRDAQLLKMNHELMSKVFQQSSLMGAFSEQIYQNAIRQTVATQGQDNWKPFTEIACAIARMARAKSTMLGAYRVEVKERVTKERQPRKRNEQAEEKRPENIDKLQRKDKGANKLNIVGNQLRQMLNSNGGRAIPYYKLIIDPNNFMNTVENAFQIAFLARDNLIAIETGEDSFPHVRLAHSDEVKAVKETTQAICTLNLEKCREMILFYDIKQPMLTIESNEDD, from the exons ATGAATAGCACGGCAGATGAATTAAATTCTACTCAGGCGTTGGATCGAAAACAGCGTCTGAAGGATTTGATAGACACCAACAGGGAAATCC AAACCCGTTTGACAGAACAGAGTATCGAAGAGACACTCAACCAACTATCGAAGGTCGTAAAAAATTCGGATCTGATTCATGGCGAGGGCAATGTCACCGATCGCGCGGAGCACACCAGCGAAGTTATGCGTGACGCGCAATTGCTGAAGATGAACCACGAACTGATGTCCAAAGTTTTTCAGCAGAGTTCATTAATGGGAGCTTTCAGCGAGCAAATCTATCAAAATGCAATC CGACAAACTGTGGCCACACAAGGTCAGGATAATTGGAAGCCCTTCACAGAGATCGCTTGCGCTATAGCGCGTATGGCACGCGCGAAATCCACAATGCTCGGCGCGTATAGAGTTGAAGTAAAAGAACGTGTGACAAAAGAGCGACAACCACGCAAGCGGAACGAACAG gCAGAGGAGAAACGTCCTGAGAACATTGATAAGCTGCAGCGCAAGGACAAGGGCGCCAATAAGTTAAATATTGTGGGCAACCAATTGCGTCAAATGTTAAACAGCAACGGCGGACGCGCCATACCTTACTACAAACTCATTATAGATCCgaataattttatgaatacCGTAGAGAATGCCTTTCAAATCGCTTTTTTAGCGCGTGATAATCTGATCGCGATTGAAACAGGCGAGGACAGCTTTCCCCATGTGCGGCTAGCGCATAGCGACGAAGTGAAAGCAGTCAAAGAGACTACACAAGCCATCTGCACCTTGAACCTTGAGAAATGTCGC GAAATGATACTTTTCTATGACATTAAACAGCCAATGCTTACAATTGAAAGTAATGAGGACGATTGA
- the LOC120774427 gene encoding odorant receptor 7a-like has translation MLDLLKGRDHRVYASQDALIYLFNTIRIAGLSPPRHYGLLIVVLSPFVFNIGWIRYRSILSVMEILNSVQAALNIIGMPFKSLTLALSLQRLQSVKPLLKELDACHSESKDVAKIRRCAITGNRIVFGYIISYMLYGTLTVVSAVLSGLAPLTLWIPYVDWHRSTWEYWLQLSFDGATLYFSLLHQVINDSYPAIYIYIIRTQVQLLARRVSRLGNVLDKSEDANYHELQQCIIIHQKILRLVRMVQPVISVTMFVQFCIAAAIMSTTMINISIFGDITTKITSLIYLFCVLLQIWPTCYNASYLQADCKKLSMAIFHSNWMTQGKRFNKLLIYFLQRSQTDMPLRALKMFPVDLATNVSIAKFSFSLYTFIQQMGLGAHLND, from the exons ATGTTAGATTTGTTAAAAGGTCGTGATCACCGGGTGTACGCCTCCCAAGATGCACTCATTTACTTGTTTAATACGATTCGAATTGCAGGGCTTAGTCCACCGAGGCATTACGGTCTACTTATTGTTGTGCTATCACCATTTGTCTTTAATATTGGTTGGATACGTTATAGAAGTATTCTATCTGTTATGGAGATACTAAATAGTGTACAAGCAGCTTTGAATATTATTGGAATGCCATTTAAGAGCTTGACATTGGCGTTGTCTCTGCAACGTTTGCAAAGCGTGAAGCCGTTATTAAAGGAACTGGATGCATGTCACAGTGAATCGAAAGATGTAGCCAAAATACGGCGCTGTGCAATTACAGGCAATCGTATTGTATTCGGTTACATTATTTCTTATATGCTGTACGGAACTTTGACTGTAGTATCGGCAGTACTGAGTGGTCTTGCACCACTTACCCTTTGGATACCTTATGTGGATTGGCATAGATCGACTTGGGAATACTGGTTGCAGTTGAGTTTTGATGGCGCGACGCTTTACTTTTCACTGCTTCATCAAGTCATTAATGATTCCTACCCagccatatatatttatattatacgcACACAAGTACAACTGCTGGCACGCCGTGTAAGTCGTTTAGGAAATGTATTGGATAAAAGTGAGGATGCAAACTATCATGAGCTTCAGCAATGCATTATTATACACCAGAAAATATTAAG ATTGGTGCGTATGGTGCAACCTGTAATATCGGTGACAATGTTTGTTCAGTTCTGTATAGCCGCAGCCATCATGAGCACCACGATGATAAACATATCGATTTTCGGTGATATAACCACCAAGATAACTTCTTTGATCTACCTGTTTTGTGTGTTGTTGCAAATTTGGCCGACCTGTTATAATGCTTCCTATTTGCAAGCGGACTGTAAGAAACTTTCCATGGCTATTTTTCACAGCAATTGGATGACTCAAGGAAAACGTTTTAACAAGCTGCTAATCTATTTTTTGCAACGCTCACAAACTGATATGCCATTGCGGGCCTTAAAAATGTTTCCAGTCGATTTGGCTACAAATGTGTCG attgCAAAGTTTTCGTTCAGCCTCTATACATTTATACAACAGATGGGACTGGGCGCTCATCTAAATGACTGA